One window of the Quercus lobata isolate SW786 unplaced genomic scaffold, ValleyOak3.0 Primary Assembly Scq3eQI_115, whole genome shotgun sequence genome contains the following:
- the LOC115973756 gene encoding uncharacterized protein LOC115973756 isoform X1, producing MESFKEIGRDITSFLNASITEKMERVREILRKFGMLNDTFPYQPELSRHAVVVAPLSCVFFLFFDIMHTLKDDNSIVWWSVHVGLLGFFYFFLQPLIGEPSYSNLSKWYVSWLFVALVYHLPSSQSVAILIRMNLSLFLTIFIFSIVCLLVFHYIFILVEYNFSYQNRKWPDTWTILQFSAVVSIACCVFLSHCREEPLEQRNLKDKVCSSLFCMRNENCGTIFDLYAKVCLQPILSSVDLSNKNFQSNVPYFNFFYFFPFQTLIILYKKICSKLWLLEDKKGTLE from the exons CTAAATGCCTCCATAACCGAGAAGATGGAGAGGGTTAGGGAAATCCTGAGGAAGTTTGGAATGCTAAATGACACATTCCCTTACCAACCTGAGCTCTCACGACATGCTGTAGTGGTTGCCCCACTGAGTTGCgtgttctttctcttcttcGACATTATGCATACTCTTAAGGATGACAACAGCATTGTTTGGTGGTCTGTGCATGTCGGTTTGCTTggattcttctatttctttttacaGCCATTGATAGGGGAACCGAGCTATTCCAATCTCTCAAAGTG GTATGTATCCTGGCTCTTCGTTGCACTTGTGTATCATCTTCCAAGTTCTCAGTCAGTGGCAATATTAATAAGAATgaatttgtctttatttttgaCAATATTCATCTTTTCTATTGTTTGCCTTCTCGTCTTCCACTATATCTTTATTCTGGTCGAGtacaatttttcatatcaaaatcGAAAGTGGCCAGACACATGGACCATTCTCCAATTTTCTGCT GTTGTCAGTATAGCCTGCTGTGTATTTCTGAGTCATTGTAGAGAGGAGCCGCTTGAACAAAGAAATTTGAAAGACAAAGTGTGTTCTTCACTTTTTTGCATGCGGAATGAAAATTGCGGGACAATATTCGATCTTTATGCCAAGGTATGCCTGCAACCTATTTTAAGCAGTGTGGATTTatccaacaaaaattttcaatccaaTGTTccatactttaattttttttatttttttccctttcaaactttgattattttatataaaaagatCTGTAGCAAACTATGGTTGCTAGAGGATAAAAAGGGAACACTTGAGTGA
- the LOC115973756 gene encoding uncharacterized protein LOC115973756 isoform X2 has translation MESFKEIGRDITSFLNASITEKMERVREILRKFGMLNDTFPYQPELSRHAVVVAPLSCVFFLFFDIMHTLKDDNSIVWWSVHVGLLGFFYFFLQPLIGEPSYSNLSKWYVSWLFVALVYHLPSSQSVAILIRMNLSLFLTIFIFSIVCLLVFHYIFILVEYNFSYQNRKWPDTWTILQFSAVSPKMTFGNSRFAESVSFSLFHVNSEYLFML, from the exons CTAAATGCCTCCATAACCGAGAAGATGGAGAGGGTTAGGGAAATCCTGAGGAAGTTTGGAATGCTAAATGACACATTCCCTTACCAACCTGAGCTCTCACGACATGCTGTAGTGGTTGCCCCACTGAGTTGCgtgttctttctcttcttcGACATTATGCATACTCTTAAGGATGACAACAGCATTGTTTGGTGGTCTGTGCATGTCGGTTTGCTTggattcttctatttctttttacaGCCATTGATAGGGGAACCGAGCTATTCCAATCTCTCAAAGTG GTATGTATCCTGGCTCTTCGTTGCACTTGTGTATCATCTTCCAAGTTCTCAGTCAGTGGCAATATTAATAAGAATgaatttgtctttatttttgaCAATATTCATCTTTTCTATTGTTTGCCTTCTCGTCTTCCACTATATCTTTATTCTGGTCGAGtacaatttttcatatcaaaatcGAAAGTGGCCAGACACATGGACCATTCTCCAATTTTCTGCTGTAAGTCCTAAAATGACTTTTGGTAACTCTAGATTTGCCGAATCAGTTAGCTTCTCCCTTTTCCATGTAAACTCTGAATACTTGTTCATGCTTTGA